Within the Sphingobium herbicidovorans genome, the region TCGCCGCGAGGGTGCCTGCGTCTTCATCGATCGATCCTCTGGAACGGGGGTTCCACGCACCGCCGGACTCGGCCAAGCCGCGGGTGTGGTGGCATTGGATGAACGGCAACGTCAGCAAGGACGGGATCACCAAAGACCTGGCATGGATGAAGCGGGTCGGCATCGGCGGCGTGCAGAACTTCGACGCCGGCTTGACCACGCCTCAGATCGTTGATCGTCGGCTGATCTATATGACACCGGAATGGAAGGACGCCTTCCGCTACGCGGTCGACCTTGCCGAAAAGTCCGGCCTTGAATTCACCATCGCTTCATCACCGGGCTGGAGTGAGACAGGCGGACCATGGGTTGCGCCCGAAGATGGAATGAAGAAGCTCGTCTGGAGCGAGACGACGCTGAAAGGAGGTCGGCGTTTCGTCGGCAAACTTGCTACGCCGCCCAGCCAGACCGGCCCATTCCAGGCCATATCCCTGGCAAGGCCGGAGGCATCGAGCGCAGCAATCCCCACCAGCTTCTACGCCGATGCTCTGGTTCTGGCATTTCCGCTGGATACGAGCGCGGCTCTGTCGCGGCCCAAGCGCGTCACGGCCGGGGGCATGGTCGTCGATCCCGCCGCCCTGTTCGATGCGGACATGACGACGGGGATCGACATCCCGAAGGGAAGCGCGTCCGAGCCGGCGGCGATCGTCCTGCAATATGACGCTCCGCAGACCATCCGCGCGGTTTCCAGCCTCGTTCGCAGCGCTGGGTTCACTGCGGTTCCTCCACAGCTGGAGGCGAGCGACGATGGCAAGACCTGGCGGCGTGTCGCAACTCTCACGGCGGGCTCGATACCGTCGACGGCCAGCTTCGCGCCGGTAACCGGCCGGTTCTTCCGGCTGCTGTTCACGCCGAGCACCGGTTCGGGTCGCCTCGCCGGATTTGCCCCCGCTCCTGGCTTCGACATCTCCGGTGGCATCGAAATGGGCGGCGCACCACAGCGCGCCGGTGTGTTCGACCTTCAGCTGACGGGTGAGGCGAAAGTCAACGCGTTCGAGCGGAAGGCCGGCTTCGGGGTTGTCGACGACTATTTTGCGCTCGACAAGGATGTAGGTAGCGATTCCGCGGGCATAGCTCCGACGTCCGTAATCAACCTGACGACCCGGATGGGCGCCGACGGAAAGCTTGACTGGACACCGCCACCGGGACGCTGGAAGGTTCTTCGGCTAGGCTATTCCTTGACGGGATCGGCGAACTCGCCTGCCAGTCCGGAGGCCACCGGCCTTGAAGTCGACAAGTATGACGGAACCGCAGTACGAGCCTATCTAAGTACATATCTCGGTATGTATCGCGACACCGTCGGGCCGGATTTGATCGGTAAGCAGGGCGTGCGCGCCCTGCTTACCGACAGCATCGAGGCAGGACCATCCAATTGGACCCCGCGCATCACCGAACAGTTCAAAGCCCTGCGCGGCTATGATCCGCTGCCCTGGCTACCGGCTTTGACGGGAACGATCATCGGGTCTCGCAGCCAGAGCGACCGGTTCCTGTTCGATTACCGCCGTACGCTTGGCGAACTGATCGCCAGCGAACATTATGGCCAGATCGCCGACTTTGCCCATGAAAACGGACTGATCGTCTATGGTGAGTCCCTGGAAGGCACACGCCATACTTTAGGCGACGACATCGACATGCGTCGCTACGCCGACATTCCGATGGCGGCTTTCTGGAGCTATGCAAAAGGGAAGAAGCCGGAATCGCTGTATGTGGCGGATGTCAGGGGAGCGGCATCCACGGCCAACATTTACGGCCGCAGGCTGGTGGCCGCGGAATCGCTGACGTCGATGTTTGCACCGTGGGCCCACTCTCCGGCGGATTTGAAGCCGGTGATCGATGCGGAATTTATCTATGGCGTGAACCG harbors:
- a CDS encoding glycosyl hydrolase, giving the protein MAWIIAGSGMLAAPASGQMPRQSAEGGQQLHQRQANTPSTAAVAARVPASSSIDPLERGFHAPPDSAKPRVWWHWMNGNVSKDGITKDLAWMKRVGIGGVQNFDAGLTTPQIVDRRLIYMTPEWKDAFRYAVDLAEKSGLEFTIASSPGWSETGGPWVAPEDGMKKLVWSETTLKGGRRFVGKLATPPSQTGPFQAISLARPEASSAAIPTSFYADALVLAFPLDTSAALSRPKRVTAGGMVVDPAALFDADMTTGIDIPKGSASEPAAIVLQYDAPQTIRAVSSLVRSAGFTAVPPQLEASDDGKTWRRVATLTAGSIPSTASFAPVTGRFFRLLFTPSTGSGRLAGFAPAPGFDISGGIEMGGAPQRAGVFDLQLTGEAKVNAFERKAGFGVVDDYFALDKDVGSDSAGIAPTSVINLTTRMGADGKLDWTPPPGRWKVLRLGYSLTGSANSPASPEATGLEVDKYDGTAVRAYLSTYLGMYRDTVGPDLIGKQGVRALLTDSIEAGPSNWTPRITEQFKALRGYDPLPWLPALTGTIIGSRSQSDRFLFDYRRTLGELIASEHYGQIADFAHENGLIVYGESLEGTRHTLGDDIDMRRYADIPMAAFWSYAKGKKPESLYVADVRGAASTANIYGRRLVAAESLTSMFAPWAHSPADLKPVIDAEFIYGVNRPVIHTSVHQPVDDKLPSLSLKIFGQYFNRHDTWAEMARPWMDYMSRSSFMLQQGRNVSDVAYLYGEEAPVGVMNSEKPLADLPVRYGFDFVSANSLLTQFSVDNGLVLTQGGARYKLLYLGGQSDRMSLPVLRKLHDLVRAGATLVGHAPVASLGLAADPAEFDRLVKQMWAGGEQTALGLGRVIASRQPETVLASMGVLPDFDYEKVDPDSELLFRHRSLDDGEVYFVSNRLGPSQNINATFRVAGKAAEIWRADTGTIEPVSYRIDGSRTVVPLNMGSQESFFVVFRKPAAVAQQTIAIPSLTPVHTLNGAWNVAFEKNRGAPPSIRLPALGSLAEQSDAGVRYYSGVSTYTTSFAFPNELKPTAAFTLDLGQVGDVAEVRVNGQLVGTAWKAPYQVKLGHALKRGRNEIEVRVANLWANRLIGDKQPGMKKVTFTTVGTYLRNAPLRPSGLIGPVQLLREDRSRARTH